Proteins from one Gibbsiella quercinecans genomic window:
- the rraA gene encoding ribonuclease E activity regulator RraA, protein MKYDTSELCDIYHEEVNVVEPLFSNFGGRTSFGGQITTVKCFEDNGLLFDLLEENGLGRVLLVDGGGSVRRALINAELARLAVQNEWEGIVVYGAVRQVDDLEELDIGIQAMAATPAGATSEGIGESDIRVNFGGVTFFSGDHLYADNTGIILSEDPLDLE, encoded by the coding sequence ATGAAATACGATACTTCCGAACTTTGCGACATCTATCATGAAGAGGTGAACGTCGTTGAACCTCTATTCTCCAATTTTGGCGGGCGTACTTCATTTGGCGGTCAGATCACCACGGTGAAATGCTTTGAGGATAACGGCCTGCTTTTCGATCTGCTCGAAGAGAACGGCCTTGGCCGTGTGCTGCTGGTCGACGGCGGCGGCTCGGTGCGCCGTGCGCTGATTAACGCAGAACTGGCGCGTCTGGCGGTGCAAAATGAGTGGGAAGGCATCGTGGTGTATGGTGCGGTGCGCCAGGTGGACGATCTGGAAGAGCTCGACATCGGCATCCAGGCGATGGCGGCGACGCCGGCCGGCGCCACGAGCGAAGGCATTGGCGAAAGCGATATCCGCGTTAACTTTGGCGGCGTGACCTTCTTTTCCGGCGATCATCTGTATGCCGACAACACCGGCATTATTCTTTCCGAAGACCCACTCGATCTCGAATAA
- a CDS encoding 1,4-dihydroxy-2-naphthoate polyprenyltransferase, whose product MSSSTTTTPVKAWLESLRPRTLPLAFASIVVGSAIAAWQDSLKPGVALLALLTAGLLQILSNLANDYGDAAKGSDKEDRIGPLRGMQKGLITQAQMKRALVLTVVLIAISGCSLIALACEQPSDVIGFLVLGALAIIAAITYTVGNKPYGYLGLGDISVLVFFGWLSVAGTYYLQTHSFDSVVMLPATACGLLATAVLNINNLRDIDSDRENGKNTLAVRLGPINARYYHALLLIMAVVCFALFALLNLHSAWGWLFVLAIPLLLRHGVRVLRNKTATAMRPMLEDMVKAALLANVLFAIGVVLS is encoded by the coding sequence ATGAGCTCATCAACCACCACCACGCCGGTCAAAGCCTGGCTGGAAAGTTTACGACCGCGTACCCTGCCGCTGGCCTTTGCCTCTATCGTGGTCGGTTCCGCCATCGCCGCATGGCAAGACAGCCTGAAACCGGGCGTGGCGCTATTGGCCCTGCTAACCGCCGGCCTGTTGCAAATCCTCTCTAACCTGGCGAACGACTATGGCGATGCCGCCAAAGGCAGCGATAAAGAAGACCGCATCGGGCCATTGCGCGGTATGCAAAAAGGGTTAATCACACAGGCACAGATGAAGCGCGCGCTGGTGCTGACGGTGGTGCTGATTGCGATCTCCGGCTGTTCTCTGATTGCGCTGGCCTGCGAACAGCCCAGCGACGTTATCGGTTTCCTGGTGTTGGGCGCGCTGGCCATCATTGCCGCCATTACCTACACCGTGGGCAACAAGCCATACGGCTACCTGGGACTGGGGGATATTTCCGTGCTGGTGTTCTTCGGCTGGCTGAGCGTGGCCGGTACTTACTACCTGCAAACCCACAGTTTCGACAGCGTTGTCATGCTGCCGGCCACCGCCTGCGGCCTGCTGGCGACGGCGGTGCTGAACATCAACAACCTACGCGATATCGACAGCGATCGCGAAAACGGCAAGAACACCCTTGCCGTGCGCCTGGGGCCGATCAACGCCCGCTACTACCATGCGCTGCTGCTGATCATGGCCGTGGTGTGCTTTGCGCTGTTTGCCCTGCTTAACCTGCACAGCGCCTGGGGCTGGCTGTTCGTGCTCGCTATCCCGCTGCTGCTGCGCCATGGCGTGCGGGTGTTGCGGAACAAAACGGCGACGGCCATGCGCCCAATGCTGGAAGATATGGTCAAAGCGGCGCTGCTGGCCAATGTGCTATTCGCCATCGGCGTGGTGCTAAGCTAG
- the hslU gene encoding HslU--HslV peptidase ATPase subunit has translation MSEMTPREIVSELDSYIIGQSQAKRAVAIALRNRWRRMQLNDELRHEVTPKNILMIGPTGVGKTEIARRLAKLANAPFIKVEATKFTEVGYVGKEVDSIIRDLTDAAVKMIRLQSIEKNRTRAEEMAEERILDVLIPPAKNNWGQAEEQEPSTARQSFRKKLREGQLDDKEIEINLTAAPMGVEIMAPPGMEEMTSQLQSMFQNLGGQKQKPRKLKIKEAFTLLVEEEAAKLVNPEELKELAIEAVEQHGIVFIDEIDKICKRGNASGPDVSREGVQRDLLPLVEGSTVSTKHGMVKTDHILFIASGAFQVASPSDLIPELQGRLPIRVELQALSTEDFERILTEPNASLTEQYKALMATEGVTIDFTADGIRRIAEAAWQVNERTENIGARRLHTVLERLMEDISFSASESNGESIIINADYVGNHLDALVADEDLSRFIL, from the coding sequence ATGTCTGAAATGACCCCGCGCGAGATCGTCAGCGAGCTGGACAGCTACATTATCGGCCAAAGCCAGGCCAAGCGTGCCGTCGCTATCGCACTGCGTAACCGCTGGCGCCGCATGCAGCTCAACGATGAGCTGCGTCACGAAGTCACACCGAAAAACATCCTGATGATCGGCCCGACCGGCGTCGGTAAAACCGAAATCGCCCGTCGTCTGGCAAAACTGGCCAATGCGCCGTTCATCAAGGTCGAAGCCACCAAGTTCACCGAAGTGGGCTATGTGGGTAAAGAAGTCGACTCTATCATCCGCGATCTGACCGACGCCGCGGTGAAAATGATTCGCCTGCAGTCAATCGAGAAAAACCGCACCCGTGCAGAAGAAATGGCGGAAGAGCGGATCCTTGATGTGCTGATCCCGCCGGCGAAAAACAACTGGGGCCAGGCTGAAGAGCAGGAACCGTCGACCGCCCGTCAGTCTTTCCGCAAGAAACTGCGTGAAGGCCAACTGGACGATAAAGAGATTGAAATCAATCTCACCGCCGCCCCGATGGGCGTAGAGATCATGGCGCCGCCGGGCATGGAAGAAATGACCAGCCAGCTGCAGTCGATGTTCCAAAACCTGGGTGGGCAAAAACAGAAGCCGCGCAAGCTGAAAATCAAGGAAGCCTTCACGCTGCTGGTGGAAGAAGAAGCCGCCAAGCTGGTGAACCCGGAAGAGCTGAAAGAGCTGGCGATCGAAGCCGTTGAACAGCATGGCATCGTGTTTATTGATGAGATCGATAAAATCTGTAAACGCGGCAACGCTTCCGGCCCGGATGTGTCCCGTGAAGGCGTGCAGCGCGATCTGCTGCCGCTGGTGGAAGGCAGTACCGTGTCCACCAAGCACGGCATGGTGAAAACCGACCATATCCTGTTCATCGCCTCCGGCGCTTTCCAGGTGGCCAGCCCGTCCGATCTGATCCCGGAACTGCAGGGCCGCCTGCCGATCCGCGTTGAGCTGCAGGCGCTGAGCACCGAAGACTTTGAACGCATCCTCACCGAGCCGAATGCGTCGCTGACCGAACAGTACAAGGCATTGATGGCGACAGAAGGCGTTACCATCGACTTCACCGCCGACGGTATCCGCCGCATCGCCGAAGCCGCATGGCAGGTTAACGAACGCACGGAAAACATCGGTGCGCGCCGTCTGCATACGGTGCTGGAACGTTTGATGGAAGATATTTCCTTCAGCGCCAGTGAAAGTAACGGCGAATCCATCATCATCAACGCCGATTACGTCGGTAATCATCTGGATGCGCTGGTAGCGGATGAAGATCTGAGTCGTTTTATCTTATAA
- the hslV gene encoding ATP-dependent protease subunit HslV: MTTIVSVRRNGQVVIGGDGQATLGNTVMKGNVKKVRRLYNDKVIAGFAGGTADAFTLFELFERKLEMHQGHLVKAAVELAKDWRTDRMLRKLEALLAVADENASLIITGNGDVVQPENDLIAIGSGGPYAQAAARALLENTELSARDIVEKSLGIAGDICIYTNHFHTIEELPSKA, encoded by the coding sequence GTGACAACAATTGTAAGCGTACGCCGTAACGGCCAGGTAGTTATCGGTGGTGATGGCCAGGCCACTTTGGGTAACACCGTGATGAAAGGCAACGTGAAAAAAGTGCGCCGCCTTTACAACGACAAAGTCATCGCTGGTTTCGCCGGGGGTACTGCTGACGCCTTCACGCTGTTCGAACTGTTCGAACGCAAGCTGGAAATGCATCAGGGCCACCTGGTTAAGGCCGCCGTTGAGCTGGCGAAAGACTGGCGCACCGATCGCATGCTGCGTAAGCTGGAAGCGCTGCTGGCCGTGGCTGATGAAAATGCGTCACTGATCATCACCGGCAACGGTGACGTCGTTCAACCTGAAAATGATTTAATCGCGATCGGCTCCGGCGGCCCTTATGCCCAGGCAGCTGCCCGCGCGCTGTTGGAAAATACCGAGCTGAGCGCCCGCGACATCGTCGAGAAATCCCTCGGCATCGCCGGCGACATCTGTATTTACACCAACCATTTCCACACTATTGAAGAATTGCCTTCCAAAGCGTAA
- the ftsN gene encoding cell division protein FtsN, with product MAQRDYVSRGRSGARRKTPSRKKRSSPKVSKTVVALAVALLVIFIGGLYFITHNKPDEAPLLPAHSTRPGSNLPPKPEERWRYIKELENRQIGVQTPTEPSAGGEVNSQTQLTPEQRQLLEQMQADLQQRPTQLNEVPYNDPGQAQQHSRQQQQQQQQQLQRQQQVQQQQQSQPQVNTQRNPFNSNTTAAPAAPVQPAKPAPAPKPQPQPQPKPEAKQETAKQEKPEKPEQKQRWMVQCGSFRATDQAESVRAQLAFEGLESRITAGGGWNRVVLGPYSSRATADKTLARLKGIGMSSCIPLAVGG from the coding sequence GTGGCACAGAGAGACTATGTAAGCCGCGGGCGCTCAGGAGCGCGGCGCAAAACCCCCAGCCGTAAAAAACGCAGTTCTCCGAAGGTATCCAAAACCGTGGTGGCGCTTGCCGTTGCCCTGCTGGTGATCTTTATCGGTGGCCTCTATTTTATTACGCACAATAAGCCGGATGAAGCGCCGCTGTTGCCTGCGCACAGCACCCGCCCAGGCAGCAACCTGCCGCCGAAGCCGGAAGAACGCTGGCGCTATATCAAAGAGCTGGAAAACCGCCAGATTGGCGTACAAACCCCAACAGAACCTTCCGCCGGTGGGGAAGTCAATTCGCAGACCCAGCTCACGCCGGAACAGCGCCAACTGCTGGAACAAATGCAGGCCGATCTGCAACAGCGCCCAACACAGCTTAATGAAGTGCCGTATAACGATCCGGGCCAGGCGCAGCAGCACAGCCGCCAGCAACAGCAACAGCAACAACAGCAGTTACAGCGGCAACAGCAGGTTCAACAGCAACAGCAATCGCAGCCCCAGGTGAATACACAGCGTAATCCGTTTAACAGTAACACCACGGCGGCGCCTGCGGCACCGGTGCAACCCGCTAAACCTGCGCCTGCGCCAAAACCGCAACCGCAACCGCAACCCAAGCCGGAAGCGAAGCAGGAAACGGCGAAGCAAGAGAAACCCGAGAAACCCGAGCAGAAACAACGCTGGATGGTGCAGTGTGGCTCATTCCGCGCCACCGATCAGGCTGAATCTGTGCGCGCGCAGCTGGCGTTTGAAGGCCTTGAAAGCCGTATCACCGCTGGCGGTGGCTGGAACCGCGTAGTTCTCGGCCCCTACAGCAGCCGCGCCACGGCAGACAAAACGCTGGCGCGCCTGAAGGGCATCGGCATGTCAAGTTGCATTCCCCTCGCCGTTGGGGGTTGA
- the cytR gene encoding DNA-binding transcriptional regulator CytR, producing the protein MEYKKELPMATMKDVAEMAGVSTATVSRALMNPEKVSTPTRQKVEQAVLAVGYSPHALSRNIKRNESRTILVIVPDICDPFFADVITGIEQTAAQQGYLVLIGDCAQQNQQERTFVNLIITKQIDGMLLLGSNLPFDASKEEQRNLPPMVMANEFAPELELPTVHIDNLTAAFEAVHYLHQLGHRQIACVAGPEHMPLSHYRLQGYVQALRRNGITVESSYISRGDFTYEAGAQALAALMVLPKPPTAIFCHSDVMAIGVLSQAKKLGLRVPQDLSIIGFDDIKLAQYCDPPLTTVAQPRYQIGQQAMLLLLEQLHGQAVSSESRLLESELVIRGSTAAPKR; encoded by the coding sequence TTGGAGTACAAAAAAGAATTACCGATGGCCACCATGAAAGACGTAGCCGAAATGGCGGGCGTTTCGACGGCAACCGTGTCGCGTGCGCTGATGAATCCGGAAAAAGTGTCGACGCCAACGCGCCAGAAAGTGGAACAGGCCGTATTGGCCGTGGGCTATTCCCCGCATGCCCTGTCGCGCAATATAAAACGCAACGAATCCCGCACCATCCTGGTGATCGTCCCAGATATCTGCGATCCCTTCTTCGCAGATGTGATCACCGGGATCGAGCAAACCGCCGCGCAACAGGGCTATCTGGTGCTGATCGGCGACTGCGCCCAGCAAAATCAGCAGGAGCGTACGTTTGTTAACCTGATCATTACCAAGCAGATTGATGGTATGCTGCTGCTCGGTTCCAATCTGCCCTTTGACGCCAGTAAGGAAGAGCAGCGTAATCTGCCGCCGATGGTCATGGCCAACGAGTTTGCCCCGGAACTTGAACTGCCGACGGTGCACATTGACAACCTGACCGCCGCATTCGAAGCCGTGCATTACCTGCACCAACTTGGCCACCGGCAGATTGCCTGTGTGGCGGGGCCGGAGCATATGCCGCTCAGCCATTACCGGCTGCAGGGTTACGTCCAGGCGCTACGGCGTAATGGCATTACCGTCGAAAGCAGCTATATTAGCCGGGGTGATTTCACCTATGAGGCTGGTGCCCAGGCGCTGGCGGCGCTGATGGTGCTGCCGAAGCCGCCAACGGCGATTTTCTGCCACAGCGATGTCATGGCGATTGGCGTGCTGTCGCAGGCGAAAAAACTGGGGCTGCGCGTGCCGCAAGATCTGTCCATCATCGGGTTCGACGATATCAAGCTGGCGCAGTATTGCGATCCGCCATTAACCACCGTAGCGCAGCCGCGCTACCAGATTGGCCAACAGGCGATGCTGCTACTGTTGGAACAGCTGCACGGCCAGGCGGTATCCAGCGAATCGCGGCTATTAGAAAGTGAATTGGTTATCAGGGGTAGCACGGCTGCGCCTAAACGCTAG